The Acuticoccus sediminis DNA segment CTTCGGGATCTCGATGCCGAGGAGCTGCTCGGTCGCCAGCGCGAACGCATGCTCCTGGTTCATCGGGGCGACGTAGTCGAGACGGTCGAAGTAGGGGACCGCCTGCATGTACGTCTTGTGCTCGATGAGCTTCTCGGTGCCGCGGTGCAGGAGGCCGATGTGCGGGTCGACGCGCGTGACGATCTCGCCGTCGAGCTCCAGGACGAGGCGGAGAACGCCGTGCGCCGCCGGGTGCTGCGGGCCGAAGTTGATGTTGAAGTTACGGACGGATTGCTCGGCCATCTCAGTCGTTCCCCGCGAAGGCTGCCATCACCTCCGCCCCGGTCATACGCTTGCGCTCGCCCTCGAAGGCGTAGGTGTCGGGCTTCTCGTCGATGAAGACTTCCAGCGCGAGCGTGCCCGTCGGCGGACTGTCGAAGGCCGCCGCGTTGACGGCATGGAAGCTGCCGTCCTTCGTGCGGTAGCAGATGTGCGTCCCGCAGGTGGGGCAGAACAGACGCTCCGCCCAATCGGAGGAGTTGTAGACGGTCGGCTCGCCCTTGGTGAACGTCAGCGGACCGGTCTGCACCTCGACATAGGGGCCGCCCGACCACTTGCGGCACATCGAGCAGTGGCAGGCGCCGACATCCTCGCTCTGCAGCTCCGTCTCGAACTCGATGGCTCCGCAGAGGCAGCGTCCGGTGCGGGCCATCAGTTCGCCGCCTTCTCGTCGCCGGGCAGGATGTAGTCCGTGCCCTCCCAGGGGGAGAGGAAGTCGAAGTCGCGGAACTGCTGCGTCAGCTTCACCGGCTCGTAGACGACGCGCTTCGCCTCGTCGTCGTAGCGCACCTCGACGAAGCCCGTCAGCGGGAAGTCCTTGCGCAGCGGGTGGCCGTCGAAGCCGTAGTCCGTCAGCAGGCGGCGCAGGTCCGGATGGCTCGTGAAGAGGATGCCGTAAAGGTCGTACGCCTCGCGCTCGTACCAGTCGGCGGCCGGGAACAGCGAGGTGATCGACGGGACGGGCGTGACCTCGTCGGTGAGCACCTTCAGCCGGACGCGCTGGTTCTGGACCGGGGAAAGGAAGTGGTAGACCACCTCGAACCGCTCCGGCCGGGCCGGCCAGTCGACGCCGCAGATGTCGACCAGGTTGACGAACGCCGCCCGCGGGTCGTCGCGCAGGAAGCGCACCACGTCGACGATCGCCTCGCGCGTCACGGTGATCGTGAGCTGGCTGAACTCGATGCCGGACTCCACCACGCCGTCACCGGCCTGGGTGCGGACCATCTCGGCGAGGTCCTCGAGCGCGCTGATGTCGGGTTGGAAGGCCATCTTAACGCTCGATCGTCCCGGTGCGCCGGATTTTGCGCTGCAGAAGGAGGATGCCGTAGAGCAGCGCCTCGGCGGTCGGCGGGCAGCCGGGGACGTAGATGTCCACCGGGACGACCCGGTCGCAGCCACGCACCACCGAGTAGGAGTAGTGGTAGTAGCCGCCGCCGTTGGCGCACGAGCCCATCGACACGACGTAGCGCGGCTCGGGCATCTGGTCGTAGACCTTGCGCAGCGCCGGCGCCATCTTGTTCGTCAGCGTGCCGGCGACGATCATCACGTCGGACTGGCGGGGGGACGCGCGCGGGGCGATGCCGAAGCGCTCGACGTCGTAGCGCGGCATCGACATCTGCATCATCTCGACCGCGCAGCAGGCGAGGCCGAAGGTCATCCACATCAGGGAGCCGGTACGCGCCCACTGGATGAGCGCCTCGGTCGAGGTGAGGACGAAGCCCTTGTCGGCCAGTTCGTCCGAGATCGACCGGAAGAACTCGTCGTCCGGCTGGTTGCCCGCGACGGACACGCTGGTCGCCGGCGCGCCACCCGTGCCGGCACCGCGCTGGTCGAGGATCGGTTTGTCCTGCGTCAATTCCATTCCAGCGCTCCCTTCTTCCACTCATACACGAAGCCGATGGTGAGGATCGCGAGGAAGAGCATCACCGAGCCGAACCCGAACCAGCCGATGTTGTCGAACGACAGCACCCACGGGAACAGGAAGGCCACCTCCAGGTCGAAGATGATGAACAGGATCGCGACCAGATAGAACCGGATGTCGAACTTCATGCGCGCATCGTCGAACGCATTGAAGCCGCACTCGTAGGCCGAAAGCTTCTCCGCGTCCGGCGCCTTGTAGGCGACGATGAACGGGATGACGAGCAGCGCAAGCCCGATGACGGTGGCGATCCCGGTAAAAATGATCACCGGAAGGTAGCTGGTGAGGAGGTCTTCCATCGGTACCCCTTCGAGGCGCAGGCAGGCAGACGGTGCCGTCCTGACGCCTCATTCCATGTATGGCGTCCTTGGAATGACTCAAACCGCAGACCGCCGCAACCTGACGCGAGCATTTGCTTGGTCATCATCGACGGTTGGAGTGCATTCCAGGCCCGTCACATCGCAGGCCGGCACGCTTCAGGCAAGCGAATCCAAGGGTTGGCACCCGCCCGACCCACCACGCAATGCGACCGCGGGCCGTGAAATGCAAGCTCCCCGGCGCCGCACCCGCGGTTCCCCGTCGCGCCCGCCCGGCGGATCCGTCGCGCCGCCGCCGCGAATTGGAGCGCTTCGAGACTGGCGGGGGCCGGGATCGGCCCCGCTCACGCCGATCGACGGCATGGAGCGGCGATTGCTCAGCGTTTCGACAGGAGGTCCCAGCGGTTGCCGAACGGGTCGCGGAAGACGGCGACGGTGCCGTAGGGCTCCTGTCGCGGCGCTTCCTCGAAGCGCACACCGGCGGCGAGCAGCCGCCCGTGCTCGGAGGCGAAGTCGTCGGCGGTGAGGAAGAAGGCGACGCGCCCGCCGGTCTGCCGGCCGACCGCGTCCGCCTGTTCGGGCGCTGCCGCCCTCGCGAGGAGGAGGGCCGTGCCGCTACCGCGCGGGCGGACAACCACCCAGCGCTTGAGGGGGCCGACGGGGGTGTCCTCCACCAGCTCGAAGCCGAGGACGCCGACGTAGAACGCGATGGCCGCGTCGTAATCGGGAACGACGAGCGTGACCAAAGAGAGCGAGAGGCTCACTGGAGACGATAGTCGGATGATCGAAGAGGGAGGGACTTCGGGGAAGGGGAAGTCTGCGACGCAGGGTCATGGTGGCGAGAGTGACGGGGCTCGAACCCGC contains these protein-coding regions:
- a CDS encoding VOC family protein, with product MSLSLSLVTLVVPDYDAAIAFYVGVLGFELVEDTPVGPLKRWVVVRPRGSGTALLLARAAAPEQADAVGRQTGGRVAFFLTADDFASEHGRLLAAGVRFEEAPRQEPYGTVAVFRDPFGNRWDLLSKR
- a CDS encoding NADH-quinone oxidoreductase subunit C, which encodes MAFQPDISALEDLAEMVRTQAGDGVVESGIEFSQLTITVTREAIVDVVRFLRDDPRAAFVNLVDICGVDWPARPERFEVVYHFLSPVQNQRVRLKVLTDEVTPVPSITSLFPAADWYEREAYDLYGILFTSHPDLRRLLTDYGFDGHPLRKDFPLTGFVEVRYDDEAKRVVYEPVKLTQQFRDFDFLSPWEGTDYILPGDEKAAN
- a CDS encoding NADH-quinone oxidoreductase subunit A; amino-acid sequence: MEDLLTSYLPVIIFTGIATVIGLALLVIPFIVAYKAPDAEKLSAYECGFNAFDDARMKFDIRFYLVAILFIIFDLEVAFLFPWVLSFDNIGWFGFGSVMLFLAILTIGFVYEWKKGALEWN
- a CDS encoding NuoB/complex I 20 kDa subunit family protein, producing the protein MELTQDKPILDQRGAGTGGAPATSVSVAGNQPDDEFFRSISDELADKGFVLTSTEALIQWARTGSLMWMTFGLACCAVEMMQMSMPRYDVERFGIAPRASPRQSDVMIVAGTLTNKMAPALRKVYDQMPEPRYVVSMGSCANGGGYYHYSYSVVRGCDRVVPVDIYVPGCPPTAEALLYGILLLQRKIRRTGTIER
- a CDS encoding GFA family protein, producing the protein MARTGRCLCGAIEFETELQSEDVGACHCSMCRKWSGGPYVEVQTGPLTFTKGEPTVYNSSDWAERLFCPTCGTHICYRTKDGSFHAVNAAAFDSPPTGTLALEVFIDEKPDTYAFEGERKRMTGAEVMAAFAGND